Proteins co-encoded in one Chitinophagales bacterium genomic window:
- a CDS encoding CHAT domain-containing tetratricopeptide repeat protein gives MKHSNFKLHKANILQQKGLELIDKFDFRVALPILEDASELYRTHNQWYEYALCQNKVADCLIHLGQFEAAIELLQNNLQIEVTDQEVGYDNLAYTYKGLSTSYAHKGEVDKAFGFINKVLSLCQKHDAIPKYFLHTAYNTIGWLYSIKQDYGQAIFYFQKNLPYYLKSEDKIQLVGTYNNLAFNHKMLKNSEKAIEYYLKAIELHDPKTFDKASVSIVINANLGDCYANIGNQTKALKAYQKAYQNSHAIFGESHFSTGRTAFAMGNFFKGNGHPKKALAYYKKSFSVYKKIQNYDVYNTAISLQFIAACLEDMDRWEEALPYHQKAIAYLIGKKNWIDPYQKMELFVEYLPPRVTLFLVKKSKNLLVQFYRNRKEIDLFFAFETIELATRLIQEIRKTYKADESKFHLASEARNVHALLLQILTQIRLLLQDKTFAKSDKNSLEELAKIDIMENAFTTFEQDKSVLLLSNLKNQAAKITANIPDDLLKQEQQTNRQMTALSQKISRLQAQEAKVESEELIELQQEYANHKLQYDQLVQQLETNYPQYYQLKHQAETVTIKTLQQKLLSRTALVEYFIGDKHLYLFAITSNDTQFIQLEKPTDFEDLVEAYKASIDEIDKSEYCELAFELYQLLIKPLTSTNQLITSNQAPITNFKIIPSGILSTIPFEALLTEEVTTNAKYADLPYLLLQYNISYHYSATLWSQNIERFSTHSGKNEQTESSFIGFAPVYKREQNQPLEKIIKRGIYNEETTRSIRIGEETFSELIYSEEEVTSIQSYFNAKNIPAETYLHQAANIYNFLQNIGKHKYILISAHGFYNEKQPDLTGIILSPDDNQTFANPSDVAKSSPIRAENSPSFEKHGDVWSDKGGNIFYLSDAYNLQLNADLVVLSCCETGVGKLAKGEGVMALNRGFFYAGAKNVIYTLFKVYDQASCQLTKHLFQHILEEKPYAFSLKEAKRQLILQGKAPIHWAGYLLIGE, from the coding sequence GTGAAACACTCTAACTTTAAACTCCACAAAGCCAATATCCTCCAACAAAAGGGTCTCGAACTTATTGACAAGTTTGACTTCCGAGTAGCACTCCCCATTTTGGAAGATGCATCTGAGCTGTATCGCACACATAATCAATGGTATGAATACGCACTTTGCCAAAACAAAGTAGCCGACTGTTTGATTCACTTGGGACAATTTGAAGCGGCAATTGAATTGCTGCAAAATAACCTACAAATAGAAGTAACAGACCAAGAAGTTGGATATGATAACCTTGCCTACACCTACAAAGGGTTAAGTACGAGCTATGCCCATAAAGGGGAAGTAGATAAAGCCTTTGGATTCATCAATAAGGTGCTGTCTCTCTGTCAAAAACACGATGCTATTCCAAAATATTTCTTGCACACTGCCTACAATACAATTGGGTGGCTCTACTCCATAAAACAAGATTATGGACAAGCCATATTCTACTTTCAAAAGAATCTACCCTATTACCTCAAATCAGAGGACAAAATCCAATTGGTGGGAACTTACAACAATCTTGCCTTCAATCACAAAATGCTCAAAAATAGCGAGAAGGCGATTGAATACTACCTAAAAGCGATTGAACTACACGACCCAAAAACATTCGACAAAGCGAGCGTTTCGATTGTCATTAATGCCAATCTTGGAGACTGTTATGCCAACATCGGCAATCAGACAAAAGCCCTTAAAGCTTATCAAAAAGCCTATCAAAATTCACACGCAATTTTCGGTGAATCACATTTTTCTACGGGTAGAACTGCCTTTGCGATGGGCAATTTTTTCAAAGGAAATGGACACCCCAAAAAGGCATTAGCATATTATAAAAAATCATTCTCGGTCTATAAAAAAATCCAAAACTATGATGTCTATAATACTGCTATTTCCCTCCAATTTATAGCCGCTTGCTTAGAAGATATGGACAGGTGGGAAGAGGCTCTTCCATATCATCAAAAGGCAATAGCCTACCTCATCGGCAAGAAGAACTGGATAGACCCGTATCAAAAAATGGAACTTTTTGTAGAGTATCTTCCACCACGAGTCACCCTATTTTTGGTCAAAAAATCAAAAAATTTATTGGTGCAATTCTACCGAAATCGAAAGGAAATAGATTTGTTTTTTGCCTTTGAGACTATTGAATTGGCTACCCGATTGATTCAAGAAATAAGAAAGACCTACAAAGCTGACGAAAGTAAGTTTCACTTGGCGAGTGAAGCAAGAAATGTCCACGCACTTTTACTGCAAATCTTGACGCAAATACGGCTACTGCTTCAAGACAAAACATTTGCCAAGTCCGATAAAAATTCGTTGGAAGAATTGGCTAAAATTGACATTATGGAAAATGCTTTTACAACCTTTGAGCAAGATAAATCCGTTTTACTACTCTCTAACCTCAAAAACCAAGCTGCCAAAATCACCGCCAATATCCCAGATGATTTATTGAAACAAGAACAACAAACGAACCGACAAATGACTGCATTGAGTCAAAAAATCAGTCGTTTACAAGCACAAGAAGCGAAAGTAGAATCAGAAGAGTTGATTGAACTTCAACAAGAATACGCTAACCACAAACTGCAATATGACCAATTGGTGCAACAACTCGAAACCAACTACCCCCAATACTACCAACTCAAGCACCAAGCAGAAACCGTGACTATCAAAACTCTCCAACAAAAACTTCTCTCCAGAACTGCCCTAGTTGAATACTTCATTGGAGATAAACACCTCTATCTCTTTGCTATTACCTCCAATGATACCCAATTCATTCAATTAGAAAAACCTACGGACTTTGAAGATTTAGTCGAAGCCTACAAAGCTTCAATTGACGAAATTGACAAAAGTGAATATTGCGAATTAGCTTTTGAACTCTATCAACTGTTAATAAAACCACTCACATCAACAAATCAACTAATAACCAGTAACCAAGCACCAATAACGAATTTCAAAATCATTCCTTCTGGAATTCTCAGTACAATTCCTTTTGAAGCTTTGTTGACAGAAGAAGTAACAACCAATGCAAAATATGCAGACTTGCCGTATTTATTACTTCAATACAATATCAGCTACCACTATTCCGCAACACTTTGGAGCCAAAATATAGAACGATTTTCAACCCATTCAGGAAAAAACGAGCAAACCGAATCCAGTTTCATAGGCTTCGCCCCCGTTTACAAAAGAGAGCAAAATCAACCATTGGAGAAAATCATAAAAAGAGGCATTTACAACGAAGAAACCACTCGCTCTATTCGAATTGGAGAAGAAACATTCAGTGAGTTGATTTATTCCGAAGAAGAAGTTACTTCAATACAATCCTACTTCAATGCCAAAAATATTCCTGCCGAAACTTATCTACACCAAGCAGCCAACATCTACAATTTCCTCCAAAACATCGGCAAACACAAGTACATCCTCATCTCAGCACATGGATTCTACAATGAAAAACAACCCGATTTGACAGGGATTATTTTGTCGCCTGATGATAATCAGACGTTTGCGAATCCTTCGGATGTCGCCAAGTCTTCGCCAATAAGAGCAGAAAACTCGCCGTCGTTTGAAAAACACGGCGATGTTTGGAGTGATAAAGGAGGAAACATCTTCTATCTCTCCGATGCCTACAATCTCCAACTCAATGCTGATTTGGTCGTCCTCAGTTGCTGCGAAACAGGAGTCGGCAAACTTGCTAAAGGCGAAGGAGTGATGGCATTGAATCGTGGCTTTTTCTATGCAGGTGCGAAAAACGTGATTTACACCCTCTTCAAAGTCTATGACCAAGCTTCTTGTCAATTGACCAAGCATTTGTTTCAGCACATATTGGAGGAAAAACCCTACGCTTTTTCCTTGAAGGAAGCCAAACGACAGTTGATTTTGCAGGGAAAAGCACCGATACATTGGGCGGGGTATTTATTGATTGGGGAGTGA
- a CDS encoding ABC transporter ATP-binding protein → MSNLLLEVKNLKTYFHVEAGTVKAVDDVSFNLHRGETLGIVGESGSGKSVSCLSIMRLIPCPPGKFDGGEIIYHDKEKGPVDLLKLPIEEMRKYRGNDISMIFQEPMTSLNPVFTCGFQVIEAIQLHQHKSEAEAKQITLDLFEQVRLPNPERIYDAYPHQLSGGQKQRVMIAMALSCEPSILVADEPTTALDVTVQKRILKLMSELQERKGAATVFITHDLGVIAEIADRVVVMYKGKIVEQGPVLDIFTNPQHPYTKGLLACRPPLNRRLRHLPVISDFMGFDKEGKMIEKVASVEEALRSVEVKPEETKQRFLELQQNKPILEVENLRTWFPAKKSFFGKVLSWVKAVDDVSFDIYPGETLGLVGESGCGKTTLGRTILRLVEAREGKVIYDGKSILELDKKDMKDMRRHMQIIFQDPYSSLNPRMTIGEAIIEPMTIHNIMDSKKQRMDKAAELLEIVSMQPDHLNRYPHEFSGGQRQRICIARALALEPKFIVCDESVSALDVSVQAQVLNLLIELREKFKFTYIFISHDLSVVKFMSDRMVVMNGGKIEEMGIADEIYHNPQQEYTKKLIEAIPQGRVEDIIARVGNRV, encoded by the coding sequence ATGAGCAACTTACTTTTGGAAGTCAAAAATTTGAAGACCTATTTTCATGTAGAAGCTGGTACGGTGAAGGCAGTGGATGATGTGAGTTTTAATTTGCATCGAGGTGAAACACTTGGGATTGTAGGGGAGTCGGGTTCTGGAAAATCGGTAAGTTGCTTGTCAATTATGCGTTTGATTCCTTGCCCTCCAGGTAAGTTTGACGGAGGAGAAATCATTTACCACGATAAGGAAAAGGGCCCTGTTGACTTGTTGAAGTTGCCGATTGAAGAAATGCGAAAATATCGTGGAAATGATATTTCAATGATATTTCAAGAACCGATGACCTCTTTGAATCCTGTTTTTACCTGTGGTTTTCAGGTGATTGAAGCAATTCAACTGCACCAACACAAATCGGAAGCAGAGGCGAAGCAGATTACCTTAGACCTCTTTGAGCAAGTGCGCTTGCCGAATCCTGAACGCATTTATGATGCCTATCCGCATCAACTTTCGGGTGGTCAGAAACAAAGGGTGATGATTGCAATGGCATTGTCTTGTGAACCGAGTATTTTGGTGGCGGATGAACCAACAACGGCTTTGGACGTGACGGTGCAAAAGCGGATTCTAAAACTAATGTCTGAATTGCAGGAGCGCAAAGGTGCTGCAACGGTTTTTATTACACACGATTTGGGTGTGATTGCAGAGATTGCAGATAGGGTAGTGGTCATGTACAAAGGTAAAATTGTGGAGCAAGGGCCTGTTTTGGATATTTTCACGAATCCACAACATCCTTACACCAAAGGTTTGTTGGCTTGTCGTCCACCTTTGAATCGCCGATTGCGTCATTTACCCGTTATCAGCGACTTTATGGGATTTGATAAGGAGGGTAAAATGATCGAAAAAGTGGCTTCGGTAGAGGAGGCTTTGCGGAGTGTGGAGGTGAAACCTGAGGAAACGAAACAACGGTTTTTGGAGCTTCAACAAAACAAGCCTATTTTGGAGGTAGAAAATCTAAGAACTTGGTTTCCTGCAAAAAAGAGCTTTTTCGGCAAAGTGTTGTCTTGGGTGAAAGCGGTGGATGATGTGAGTTTTGACATTTACCCTGGCGAAACTTTGGGCTTGGTGGGCGAATCTGGCTGTGGTAAAACGACGCTTGGACGGACGATTTTGCGCCTCGTAGAAGCAAGAGAGGGAAAGGTAATCTATGATGGAAAGTCTATTTTGGAATTGGACAAAAAAGACATGAAGGATATGCGTCGGCACATGCAGATTATTTTTCAAGACCCTTACTCCTCTTTGAATCCGAGAATGACGATTGGAGAGGCCATCATCGAGCCTATGACGATTCACAATATCATGGATAGCAAAAAGCAACGGATGGACAAAGCGGCTGAACTGCTCGAAATTGTGAGTATGCAGCCTGATCACCTCAACCGTTACCCACATGAATTTTCGGGTGGTCAACGTCAGCGTATTTGTATCGCTCGTGCATTGGCCCTTGAGCCTAAGTTTATTGTGTGTGATGAATCGGTTTCGGCTTTGGATGTATCCGTTCAGGCACAAGTGCTGAATCTATTGATTGAACTGCGTGAAAAATTCAAGTTTACTTACATCTTTATTTCGCATGACCTCTCGGTGGTCAAGTTTATGAGTGACCGAATGGTGGTGATGAATGGCGGTAAGATTGAAGAAATGGGCATTGCAGATGAGATTTACCACAACCCGCAACAAGAATATACCAAAAAATTGATTGAAGCCATTCCTCAGGGTCGAGTCGAGGATATTATCGCAAGGGTAGGGAATAGGGTTTGA
- a CDS encoding folylpolyglutamate synthase/dihydrofolate synthase family protein, which produces MNYQQTLQYLYHQLPMFQRIGPQAFKKDLDNILALCQHLGQPQESFKSIHIAGTNGKGSTAHALSAILQQAGYKVGLYTSPHYRDFRERIKINGEYITEQAVVDFVAVHRAYFEDLKPSFFEMTVALAFDYFAEQSIDIAIVEVGLGGRLDSTNILSPILSVITNISFDHTDMLGDTLPLIAAEKAGIIKSNTPVVIGEIHPETRPVFEAKAKEMNAPIHFAEQTYLLNNVEKFLTYQQFDVYKNGALQYPNLQSDLQTNYQLKNMVTILQCVDFLPQLGFEVSEENVYSGLKEVKKISNLLGRWHILSEKNPIIIADSAHNIAGIQYAIQQIEAVDYQHLHFVFGTVNDKKPDQVLQQLPTDATYYFCKADVPRGLDAQKLQQKAAEFGLQGEAYVSVGEALKAAKLAADAKDLIYIGGSIFVVAEIV; this is translated from the coding sequence GTGAACTACCAACAAACCCTTCAATACCTATACCATCAACTGCCCATGTTTCAACGCATTGGGCCACAAGCCTTCAAAAAAGACTTGGACAATATTCTTGCTCTTTGCCAACATTTGGGGCAACCCCAAGAATCCTTCAAAAGCATCCACATTGCAGGCACCAACGGCAAAGGCTCAACTGCTCATGCCTTGTCTGCTATATTACAACAAGCGGGATACAAAGTGGGTTTATATACCTCGCCACATTACCGAGATTTTCGGGAGCGCATCAAAATCAACGGTGAATACATCACCGAACAAGCCGTTGTAGATTTTGTGGCAGTGCATCGGGCTTATTTTGAAGATTTGAAGCCCTCTTTTTTTGAAATGACCGTCGCCTTGGCATTTGATTATTTTGCCGAGCAATCCATTGATATCGCTATTGTTGAAGTAGGTTTGGGTGGACGCTTGGATTCCACCAATATCCTCTCTCCCATTCTATCCGTCATCACCAACATTAGTTTCGATCATACCGATATGCTTGGTGACACTTTGCCACTCATTGCAGCCGAAAAAGCGGGGATTATCAAATCGAATACACCTGTCGTCATTGGGGAAATTCACCCCGAAACACGTCCCGTTTTTGAAGCCAAAGCAAAGGAAATGAATGCTCCTATTCATTTTGCAGAACAAACTTATTTGTTGAATAATGTTGAAAAATTTTTGACCTATCAGCAATTTGATGTATATAAAAATGGTGCCCTTCAGTACCCCAATCTTCAATCGGATTTGCAGACCAACTATCAGCTCAAAAATATGGTGACCATACTTCAATGTGTTGATTTCTTGCCACAATTGGGTTTTGAAGTTTCGGAAGAAAATGTATATAGTGGATTGAAGGAGGTCAAAAAAATCAGCAATTTATTGGGGCGTTGGCATATTTTATCCGAAAAAAATCCTATTATCATAGCTGACAGCGCACACAACATTGCAGGTATTCAATATGCCATACAGCAAATTGAAGCGGTTGATTACCAGCACCTACATTTTGTTTTCGGAACGGTAAACGATAAAAAACCTGATCAAGTGCTGCAACAACTTCCAACAGATGCTACTTATTATTTCTGCAAAGCGGATGTTCCTCGTGGCTTAGATGCTCAAAAATTGCAGCAAAAGGCGGCAGAGTTTGGGCTGCAAGGTGAGGCTTATGTTTCGGTTGGTGAAGCATTGAAGGCGGCAAAATTGGCGGCGGATGCCAAAGATTTGATTTATATTGGCGGAAGTATTTTTGTGGTGGCTGAAATTGTATAG
- a CDS encoding S1-like domain-containing RNA-binding protein, which yields MIKLGEFNTLKAYRQTDNGCYLCDEEELNEVLLPNKYVPDNLGQNDTIEVFIYKDSEDRITATTLTPKILLHQFAYLKVKDVNRFGAFLDWGLEKDLMVPYSQQNKKMRPNASYLVYLYIDDQTERLVGSCKLHHFLDQENLTVTQGEEVDVVIWEQTDIGYNAIINDLHKGLIYKNEIFQKIHPGDKLRAYIKEIREDNKIDLSLQKQGYGNVISNIDPIIDALQKSEGFLPLNDKSSPDEIYKRMKMSKKTFKKAIGALYRERKIRIEADGIHLL from the coding sequence ATGATAAAACTCGGAGAATTCAATACCCTAAAAGCTTACCGACAGACTGACAACGGTTGTTATTTGTGTGACGAAGAAGAACTCAATGAGGTACTGCTTCCCAACAAATATGTGCCTGATAATCTGGGTCAAAACGATACAATAGAAGTATTCATTTACAAAGATTCGGAAGACCGAATCACAGCAACTACTTTGACCCCAAAGATTTTACTGCATCAGTTTGCGTATCTGAAGGTGAAAGATGTGAATAGGTTTGGGGCATTTTTGGATTGGGGATTAGAGAAGGACTTGATGGTTCCCTATTCGCAACAAAACAAAAAAATGCGTCCAAATGCCTCCTATCTTGTTTACTTGTACATTGACGATCAGACAGAACGTTTGGTCGGTTCTTGCAAATTGCATCATTTCTTAGACCAAGAAAATCTGACTGTGACACAAGGCGAGGAAGTCGATGTGGTGATTTGGGAACAAACGGATATAGGCTACAATGCCATTATCAACGACCTGCACAAGGGATTGATTTACAAAAACGAAATTTTCCAAAAAATACATCCTGGCGACAAACTGAGAGCTTATATCAAAGAAATTCGGGAAGACAATAAAATTGACCTCAGCCTTCAAAAACAGGGTTACGGCAATGTGATTTCCAATATTGATCCTATCATAGATGCACTTCAAAAGAGTGAGGGTTTTCTGCCACTCAATGATAAAAGTAGCCCAGATGAGATTTACAAACGAATGAAAATGAGTAAAAAAACTTTCAAAAAAGCCATTGGGGCTTTGTACCGTGAGCGCAAGATTCGCATTGAAGCAGATGGCATTCATTTGTTGTAA